From a region of the Candidatus Liberimonas magnetica genome:
- a CDS encoding FAD:protein FMN transferase, translating to MFRQAVKLFFVFTFAVFSFGCSKEPVTRTGFYFNTKCSVVIPASEKNTAKALDDAFRRLEEIDAKFNVLNSSSPLYSFNRNGVPINDKEIAEVARYAFKVKDESSGAFDPLIYPLVQLWNFYGDAPVVPKPEDVKKLLSLVKDAGIKINGDEISAGKKGAGLDFGALIPGYAADEAVKVLKNNGIKNALVDTGGELYALGRNGKRKWKIGLKNPRGDGIVGIIEAENEAVSTAGDYEKYIETGSKRYHHILDPKTGYPAEGIRSVTVISPTALEADAWDTAVFVLGIEKGFDEASVKRGYKTIVIDNNGKFYISPEGEKQFSKEKIK from the coding sequence ATGTTTCGCCAGGCCGTTAAGCTGTTTTTTGTATTTACCTTTGCGGTATTTTCTTTCGGCTGTTCAAAAGAACCTGTAACCCGTACGGGTTTTTATTTCAACACTAAATGCTCAGTAGTAATACCTGCTTCTGAAAAAAATACAGCTAAAGCCCTTGATGATGCTTTTAGGCGCCTTGAAGAAATAGACGCCAAGTTTAATGTCCTTAACTCCTCAAGCCCGCTCTATTCATTTAACCGAAATGGCGTTCCTATAAATGACAAAGAAATAGCCGAGGTTGCACGATATGCGTTTAAGGTTAAGGATGAGAGCTCCGGAGCTTTCGACCCGCTTATTTATCCTCTGGTGCAGTTATGGAACTTTTACGGAGATGCCCCTGTCGTGCCTAAACCGGAAGACGTAAAAAAGCTGCTTTCTTTAGTAAAAGATGCCGGCATAAAAATAAACGGCGATGAAATAAGCGCAGGGAAAAAAGGCGCAGGTTTGGATTTTGGAGCCCTTATACCCGGTTATGCTGCTGATGAAGCTGTAAAAGTTTTAAAAAACAACGGTATCAAGAATGCTCTTGTAGATACAGGAGGAGAGCTTTACGCTCTTGGAAGGAACGGAAAAAGAAAATGGAAGATAGGGCTTAAAAACCCGCGGGGCGATGGTATCGTAGGTATCATTGAAGCGGAAAACGAAGCTGTTTCTACGGCCGGGGATTATGAAAAATATATAGAAACAGGTTCTAAACGTTACCACCATATATTAGACCCAAAGACAGGCTACCCTGCGGAAGGAATCCGAAGCGTCACCGTAATAAGCCCGACCGCCTTAGAAGCCGATGCCTGGGACACAGCGGTTTTTGTGCTCGGTATAGAAAAGGGTTTTGATGAGGCATCGGTAAAAAGGGGTTATAAGACTATAGTGATAGACAATAACGGCAAGTTTTATATATCCCCTGAAGGCGAGAAGCAATTTAGTAAAGAGAAGATTAAATAG
- the gspE gene encoding type II secretion system ATPase GspE — protein MKTEQIGQILLKDKKITEKELSSVLSEQKKSGERLGKLLIKHGHAKEKDILEALSRQFNIPVEDISRLKIDVTLAEKVPAKFAYRHKIAPVNQENGVLTVAVTDPLNLHALDDLRLILECGIRPVLCPEADILKSLKTIYGVGGQTIEELADKETKTISGGPLHLEEVKTLAETNTGDASIINFVNQLICEAHQDRATDIHLEPFEDDLIVRYRIDGILHEIPTPASLKTFQSSITSRIKIMADMNIAEKRLPQDGRIQFNINGETVDIRVSTLPILHGESIDLRILPRGQMFIGLGELGLSKEYLTAIEKLIKKPHGIILATGPTGHGKTTTLYACLSKINFPDKKIITVEDPIEYQLKGVNQVPVNSKIGLSFANGLRSILRQDPDVIMVGEIRDQETAEIAIRASLTGHLVFSTLHTNDSAGAVTRLVDMGIEPYLVSSSVEAVLAQRLIRLVCPKCKVQDTSDKDFLTKLGFRDIERNTIIYKASKGCDECRHTGYKGRTGIYELMLLDDDLRRLVLEKTSAGNIRKEALKKNMKTLRDDGFRKILAGLTTIEEVLRVTQEENF, from the coding sequence ATGAAAACTGAACAGATAGGGCAAATATTGCTTAAAGACAAGAAAATAACGGAAAAAGAGCTTTCTTCAGTTTTATCAGAACAGAAAAAAAGCGGTGAACGGCTCGGGAAACTGCTGATAAAACACGGGCATGCGAAGGAAAAAGATATACTTGAAGCTCTTTCCCGCCAGTTCAACATCCCTGTTGAAGATATCTCAAGGCTTAAGATTGATGTTACTTTGGCAGAGAAAGTGCCTGCAAAGTTCGCTTACAGGCACAAAATAGCTCCTGTAAACCAGGAAAACGGCGTATTAACGGTAGCTGTCACTGACCCGCTTAACCTGCATGCTCTTGACGATTTAAGGCTTATTCTTGAATGCGGCATAAGGCCCGTTTTATGCCCGGAAGCGGATATCCTTAAATCCTTAAAAACTATTTATGGTGTCGGGGGCCAAACTATAGAAGAACTGGCAGATAAAGAAACAAAAACAATAAGCGGGGGCCCGCTGCATTTAGAGGAAGTAAAAACGCTGGCAGAAACAAACACAGGAGATGCTTCCATAATAAATTTTGTGAACCAATTAATATGCGAAGCGCACCAGGACAGGGCTACGGACATACACCTGGAACCTTTTGAGGATGACCTTATAGTCCGCTACAGGATAGACGGCATCCTGCATGAAATACCAACGCCTGCTTCCTTAAAAACTTTCCAGTCATCAATAACCTCAAGAATAAAGATAATGGCGGATATGAACATCGCAGAAAAACGGCTCCCGCAGGACGGCAGGATACAATTCAACATAAACGGGGAAACCGTTGATATACGCGTTTCAACCCTTCCTATACTGCACGGTGAAAGCATAGATTTAAGGATACTGCCGAGAGGCCAGATGTTCATCGGGCTTGGAGAGCTGGGCCTTTCAAAAGAATATTTGACAGCGATAGAAAAACTCATTAAAAAACCGCACGGCATAATACTTGCCACAGGCCCTACAGGCCATGGTAAGACCACGACACTTTATGCGTGCTTAAGCAAGATAAACTTCCCTGACAAAAAAATAATTACGGTGGAAGACCCTATCGAATACCAGCTTAAGGGAGTAAACCAGGTGCCTGTAAACTCAAAAATAGGATTATCATTCGCAAACGGCCTGCGCTCGATCTTAAGGCAGGACCCGGACGTTATAATGGTAGGCGAAATAAGGGACCAGGAAACAGCCGAGATAGCCATAAGGGCCTCTTTGACCGGGCATCTTGTTTTCAGCACCCTTCATACGAATGACTCGGCAGGGGCTGTAACACGCCTTGTGGATATGGGCATAGAGCCTTACCTTGTCTCATCTTCTGTTGAAGCTGTACTCGCGCAAAGGCTTATACGGCTTGTCTGCCCGAAATGCAAGGTGCAGGACACCTCAGATAAAGACTTCCTTACAAAGCTGGGGTTCAGGGATATTGAAAGAAACACTATAATCTATAAGGCAAGCAAAGGCTGTGATGAATGCAGGCATACCGGATACAAAGGCCGCACAGGCATCTATGAGTTAATGCTCCTTGATGACGATCTGCGCCGCTTAGTCTTAGAGAAAACCTCAGCCGGAAATATAAGAAAAGAAGCCTTGAAAAAGAATATGAAGACACTGAGGGATGACGGTTTCAGAAAAATCCTGGCAGGCCTTACCACTATAGAAGAAGTCTTAAGAGTAACGCAGGAAGAAAATTTTTAA
- a CDS encoding response regulator yields MNGNHVMPIEILLVEDNPGDIRLTTEALKEQKLYNNLHVVTDGVEAIAFLKKEGKYSKVPRPDLILLDLNLPKKDGREVLKEIKTDDSLKSIPVVVLTVSKSEEDILKSYNLHANCYISKPVDLTQFMKVAKSVQEFWFTMVKLPPKL; encoded by the coding sequence ATGAACGGAAATCATGTTATGCCTATTGAGATCCTGCTGGTGGAAGACAATCCTGGGGATATACGGCTGACTACCGAAGCGCTTAAAGAACAGAAACTGTATAATAACCTGCATGTGGTAACAGACGGAGTTGAAGCAATAGCTTTTCTTAAGAAGGAAGGCAAATACTCAAAAGTGCCGAGGCCTGACCTCATTTTATTAGACCTTAACCTTCCCAAAAAAGACGGCCGCGAAGTTCTAAAAGAGATAAAGACCGATGACTCTTTAAAGTCTATACCTGTAGTTGTATTAACGGTTTCAAAATCTGAAGAGGACATACTAAAGTCCTATAACCTGCACGCCAACTGTTATATTTCAAAGCCGGTAGACCTTACCCAGTTCATGAAAGTGGCTAAATCGGTCCAGGAGTTCTGGTTTACCATGGTTAAACTGCCACCGAAACTATAG
- a CDS encoding sulfite exporter TauE/SafE family protein — MLNIDLGNLSVGTFIAVYFAGVITSLTPCVYPIIPIVIGCMGSFSGSVGARIRGAVFYVVGLALVYTALGMIAALTGKMFGSLTTNPYVYLGFGIMVLALGGNMMDWYYIPLPGLGGSTAVNDKPSFFTPFFMGVSSGLVASPCTAPVLGGLLLLVATKKAIISGGLLLFMFSLGMSTLLLVLGFSCSFLAFLPKSGNWMVKIKKALALLLIAGGIYFIFKAGQLY, encoded by the coding sequence ATGCTAAATATAGATCTTGGCAATTTATCAGTGGGGACATTCATAGCGGTATATTTCGCAGGGGTGATTACGTCTCTTACGCCCTGTGTTTATCCTATTATCCCTATCGTAATAGGGTGCATGGGTTCTTTTTCGGGAAGTGTAGGAGCGCGCATACGAGGGGCGGTATTTTATGTAGTTGGGCTGGCTTTAGTCTACACCGCTTTAGGCATGATAGCAGCCCTTACCGGAAAGATGTTTGGCAGCCTGACGACAAACCCCTATGTGTACCTTGGTTTTGGCATTATGGTTCTGGCCCTGGGCGGGAACATGATGGATTGGTATTATATCCCCCTGCCCGGCTTAGGCGGTAGTACGGCTGTAAATGACAAACCTTCTTTTTTTACTCCTTTTTTTATGGGTGTAAGCTCAGGGCTTGTAGCATCGCCGTGCACTGCGCCGGTTCTTGGAGGGTTGCTGCTCCTGGTGGCGACAAAAAAAGCGATAATCAGCGGAGGCCTGCTGTTGTTTATGTTTTCTCTTGGCATGAGCACCCTTCTATTGGTATTGGGTTTTTCGTGCAGCTTTTTAGCCTTTTTGCCTAAATCAGGCAATTGGATGGTGAAAATAAAAAAAGCTCTGGCTTTGCTTCTGATAGCAGGAGGCATATATTTTATTTTTAAAGCCGGGCAACTGTATTAA
- a CDS encoding GAF domain-containing protein yields the protein MHKNHMNILIIDDNSGDVRLVSEMLKESSAQIIKIPSAGSIAEGLKLLKEVKFNAILLDLNLPDSHGFEGLNKLTALYPDLPIIMLTSQEDESTGTLALKNNAADYLSKNHLNADLLLRSIRYSIERKKKEEDFRRLNRTLLALSHSSQAIVKAKDEDSYLKEVCKIIVEDCGHTMTWIGFAEEDEAKTVRPVAFAGFEDGYLEKAGITWSDTEHGRGPTGTAIRTGEIIKCANMDQNPNFKPWRDEALKRGYSSSIVFPLKAGKKVFGAVSIYSKNEDDFSENEINLLSELASVLSYGIMVLRDKEAKNKAEKFLQWSGRYQTLLSESASKLLEAVEPQKLIQEICRNAMELLDCQFFFNFLFDEGKNRLKLNSYYGIAKEEAKKIEWLDFGVAVCGCVARDRKRIIVQDIPTTKDPRTKLVESYGVLAYCCHPLLVEDKLIGTISFGTSARKAFRQDEIFVMKAVSDLVAVAMRRKQAEDVLKRDKETIENLVKERTLALLNARFELEKARRLSDIGTLATTVAHELRNPLAAINMAAYNIKRKAQDPALESHLATIQKKVIDSNQIINNLLFYSRIKQPQYEKVNLINVLNECIESAYARHTNKSVRVNKEYGPLKEAVIKADEFQMKELFGNILNNAFDAVLNNKGEVGLSLKVEDNSVFVVIKDNGVGIAKDALDKVFDPFFSTKARGTGIGLSISKQIVELHHGEIKINSKEGEGTSVCITLPN from the coding sequence ATGCACAAGAACCATATGAATATTCTTATTATAGATGATAACTCGGGAGATGTCAGGCTTGTCTCTGAGATGCTTAAGGAAAGCTCTGCCCAAATCATTAAAATACCGTCTGCCGGCAGTATAGCAGAAGGTTTAAAACTTCTTAAAGAAGTAAAGTTCAATGCTATCCTTCTTGACCTTAATTTGCCTGACAGCCACGGGTTTGAAGGGCTTAATAAACTCACCGCGCTTTATCCTGATTTACCCATTATTATGTTAACCAGCCAGGAAGATGAGAGCACAGGCACACTGGCTCTAAAGAATAATGCCGCGGATTATCTATCTAAGAATCATCTAAATGCCGATTTACTGCTGCGCAGTATCAGGTATTCAATAGAACGTAAAAAAAAGGAAGAGGATTTTCGCAGGCTGAACCGCACTCTTCTTGCGTTAAGCCATTCAAGCCAGGCTATAGTCAAGGCAAAGGACGAAGATTCCTATTTAAAAGAGGTTTGTAAGATAATAGTTGAGGATTGCGGCCATACAATGACCTGGATAGGGTTTGCTGAAGAAGATGAAGCTAAAACCGTCCGGCCCGTGGCCTTCGCTGGTTTTGAAGATGGGTACCTTGAAAAAGCGGGTATTACGTGGTCAGACACCGAGCATGGCCGGGGGCCCACAGGCACGGCTATCCGCACGGGAGAAATAATTAAATGCGCAAATATGGACCAGAACCCAAATTTTAAGCCCTGGCGCGATGAAGCCCTGAAGAGGGGGTATTCCTCTTCTATAGTTTTTCCTTTAAAAGCGGGCAAAAAAGTTTTTGGGGCGGTTTCCATATATTCAAAAAATGAGGATGATTTCTCTGAAAACGAGATAAACCTTCTTTCTGAGCTTGCCAGCGTCCTTTCTTACGGCATAATGGTTCTTCGCGATAAAGAAGCCAAGAATAAAGCGGAAAAATTCCTGCAATGGTCCGGGAGGTATCAAACTTTGTTGTCGGAATCAGCTTCTAAACTGCTTGAAGCTGTGGAACCTCAGAAATTAATTCAGGAGATATGCCGGAATGCCATGGAGCTCCTTGACTGCCAGTTCTTTTTTAATTTTCTTTTTGACGAGGGTAAAAACAGGTTAAAACTTAATTCTTATTACGGTATAGCAAAAGAAGAGGCAAAAAAAATCGAATGGCTAGATTTTGGGGTGGCTGTCTGCGGTTGTGTTGCCCGCGACCGCAAACGAATTATAGTGCAGGATATACCAACAACTAAAGACCCGCGGACAAAGCTTGTGGAGAGTTACGGAGTGCTTGCTTACTGCTGCCATCCGCTTTTGGTAGAAGATAAACTTATAGGAACGATCTCTTTCGGAACCAGCGCCCGCAAAGCATTCAGGCAGGATGAGATATTCGTTATGAAGGCTGTTTCAGACCTTGTAGCTGTAGCTATGCGGCGCAAGCAGGCAGAAGATGTGCTTAAGCGTGATAAAGAAACTATTGAAAACCTGGTAAAAGAAAGAACCCTGGCGTTATTAAACGCGCGCTTTGAACTTGAAAAAGCAAGGCGCCTGTCTGATATAGGCACATTGGCCACCACAGTAGCCCATGAACTGAGGAATCCTCTTGCCGCTATAAACATGGCAGCGTATAATATAAAAAGAAAAGCTCAGGACCCTGCTCTTGAGAGCCACCTTGCAACGATACAAAAAAAGGTGATAGATTCCAACCAGATTATAAACAACCTTTTATTCTATTCAAGGATAAAACAGCCCCAGTATGAAAAGGTAAATTTGATAAATGTTCTTAATGAATGCATAGAAAGCGCTTATGCAAGGCATACAAACAAATCTGTCAGGGTGAATAAGGAATACGGTCCTCTAAAAGAGGCGGTAATTAAAGCGGACGAGTTCCAGATGAAAGAACTATTCGGCAATATACTGAACAATGCTTTTGACGCGGTTTTAAATAACAAAGGCGAGGTAGGCCTGTCTTTGAAAGTCGAAGATAACTCGGTTTTTGTTGTTATTAAAGATAATGGGGTAGGTATTGCAAAAGATGCGCTCGATAAAGTTTTTGACCCGTTTTTTTCCACCAAAGCCCGTGGAACTGGTATCGGGCTTTCTATCTCAAAGCAGATAGTGGAGCTTCATCACGGCGAGATCAAAATAAACAGCAAAGAAGGCGAAGGAACCAGCGTCTGTATTACCCTTCCCAATTAG
- a CDS encoding NusG domain II-containing protein: MRVSEGVPTSYSGSLRIADMLVILLVFSAALFLVLAGNGAYAGQTAVVKQNGSLYSEIQLARNGITEINGLKGAIKLEVLNGSIHVADSACPKGLCRHWGWINGPGEAIVCVPNKLTIEIKNGHEGRFDAVTY, encoded by the coding sequence ATGCGTGTTTCCGAAGGCGTTCCAACATCATACAGCGGTAGTTTACGTATTGCGGATATGCTTGTTATCTTGCTTGTGTTTTCTGCTGCCTTGTTCCTGGTTTTGGCAGGGAATGGCGCTTATGCCGGGCAAACAGCGGTTGTAAAGCAAAACGGTTCTTTGTACAGCGAAATACAGCTTGCTAGAAACGGCATTACGGAAATAAACGGATTAAAAGGAGCTATTAAGCTTGAAGTCCTTAACGGAAGTATTCATGTGGCTGATTCAGCTTGCCCTAAAGGGTTATGCAGGCATTGGGGGTGGATCAATGGCCCTGGGGAAGCTATCGTATGCGTGCCTAATAAGTTGACGATTGAAATTAAAAACGGGCATGAAGGAAGGTTTGATGCTGTCACATACTAA
- a CDS encoding Gx transporter family protein, with product MKLKTGMKEGLMLSHTKELDNKPYNSSVLQIGFLAAIASVLQLTESFIPMPLPGMKVGFANLVTIIAIVRFGAESGMYVAAIRSIVSSLIIGTFLSSGFVLSFSGALASAAAMGVMFNLNKRINLFSLIGISIVGAVVNNLAQVSAVYYLFAQVSLIKGLVPYLLFAAIITGYITGFLAQRICRKLRPGDGSGDLAYNELVPQIRASAPSYSIFSVVKFIAITFIFFAGLFISNLEVQLLLIAFTSIGALLLRADFTALPVSLRKAFPYLLFIFLVNLGGASDFLSGSLKGITACSKLVVLLILSFVAGKTIPEKELIYFLSKLILPLEVFGIDTKSFLSQVLYTFKAVPFYLKELKARFSFFSKGSRARKRTFKTAAAYTTAVFVNLMRRQPDVSPGR from the coding sequence TTGAAATTAAAAACGGGCATGAAGGAAGGTTTGATGCTGTCACATACTAAAGAGCTCGATAATAAACCTTATAATTCCAGTGTTCTGCAAATAGGATTTTTAGCTGCGATTGCAAGCGTTTTGCAGCTGACAGAGTCATTTATACCCATGCCCTTGCCCGGAATGAAAGTCGGGTTTGCCAACCTTGTCACAATAATAGCCATTGTAAGGTTTGGGGCCGAAAGCGGGATGTATGTCGCGGCTATCAGATCTATAGTTAGCTCTCTCATCATTGGAACTTTCCTGTCTTCAGGTTTTGTATTAAGTTTTTCAGGAGCCCTGGCAAGTGCGGCAGCGATGGGAGTTATGTTCAACTTAAACAAACGTATAAACCTGTTCAGTTTGATAGGTATAAGCATCGTAGGAGCGGTAGTCAACAACCTTGCCCAGGTATCGGCGGTTTATTATTTATTTGCCCAGGTTAGTTTAATAAAAGGGTTAGTGCCATACCTTTTGTTTGCAGCCATAATAACAGGCTACATAACCGGGTTTTTAGCGCAAAGGATCTGCCGAAAACTCCGTCCCGGGGACGGGAGCGGCGACTTAGCATACAATGAATTAGTTCCTCAAATAAGGGCATCGGCTCCTTCTTATTCTATATTCTCAGTAGTTAAATTTATCGCTATAACTTTTATATTTTTTGCAGGGCTTTTTATAAGTAATTTAGAGGTTCAACTCCTTCTGATTGCTTTTACATCAATAGGAGCCTTATTATTAAGAGCAGATTTTACAGCTTTACCAGTAAGTTTAAGAAAGGCTTTTCCTTATTTGTTATTTATATTTTTAGTTAACCTTGGCGGCGCCTCGGATTTTCTCAGCGGTTCTTTAAAGGGAATAACAGCCTGTTCGAAACTGGTTGTTCTACTCATACTTTCATTTGTTGCCGGGAAAACCATACCGGAGAAAGAGTTAATTTATTTTCTTTCAAAACTTATACTGCCTCTTGAGGTTTTCGGCATAGACACTAAGAGCTTCCTTAGCCAGGTTTTATATACATTTAAGGCTGTCCCATTTTATTTAAAGGAATTGAAAGCCCGCTTCAGCTTCTTTTCCAAAGGCAGCAGGGCCAGAAAAAGAACGTTTAAAACCGCAGCAGCTTATACTACAGCGGTTTTTGTCAACCTTATGAGGAGGCAGCCGGATGTTTCGCCAGGCCGTTAA
- a CDS encoding HAMP domain-containing protein, which produces MLIRSKLIILFLAVTLIPIFFISALTFHNYKDSIERVRLAQLQDVAAFKADKIDSYFKSLKSNIEISHGFYNIKVNLPVLSRLSGLVKNKEYVASKTMLDGQLRQMTSVLGLIDIMLVNPEGKVVYSSNPEHYTKDVLNPLVGDSQKAFDEGKKGVFFSDVFLDKAEGNKFAMLVTAPAFDFKNVFIGVIAFEVDMSDIYKLIDDRTGLGITGETLIGKRIDNDVIYLNPIRHEPEAALKKHIPLGGEAGGPIQEAVQGRDGSGQLIDYRGKKVIAAWRPIPALDWGMVAKIDAEEAFSDVTHLKLLVVIIAVIIAVLSGIMAFSIAQSISRPINSLSKGAEIVGNGNLDYRVGTSLKDEIGQLSRTFDKMTSDLKNTLASRNELNAEIEMRKQTELDLKRSNENLEQFAYVASHDLQEPLRMMASYSELLERRYKNKLDADADEFIAYIVNGAKRMQKLINDLLAYSRIGRGEKTYVEIDTESVLERVLEIMAKTIQESKAVITHDKLPVVFGNESNFIQLFQNLIGNAIKFRGEDSPQIHVAAKKEPGEWLFSVKDNGIGIEPQYKDRIFLIFQRLHGRDKYPGTGIGLSICKKIVETEGGRIWLDSEQGKGTTFYFTVPISSKFPLPLGERAGVRG; this is translated from the coding sequence ATGCTTATAAGGTCAAAACTTATCATTCTATTTCTTGCTGTCACCTTGATTCCTATATTCTTTATAAGCGCCTTGACTTTTCATAATTACAAAGATTCCATCGAACGTGTGCGCCTGGCTCAGCTGCAGGATGTGGCTGCGTTTAAGGCAGACAAAATAGATTCTTACTTTAAATCCCTGAAATCCAACATAGAAATATCCCACGGTTTTTATAACATTAAAGTAAACCTTCCGGTTCTAAGCAGGTTATCAGGCCTAGTCAAAAACAAAGAATATGTGGCTTCAAAAACAATGCTGGACGGACAGCTGCGTCAGATGACTTCAGTTTTAGGGCTAATAGATATTATGCTTGTAAACCCTGAAGGGAAAGTCGTTTATTCAAGTAACCCGGAACATTACACGAAGGATGTCCTAAACCCACTTGTCGGTGACAGCCAAAAGGCCTTTGATGAAGGGAAAAAAGGAGTCTTTTTTTCCGACGTATTTCTCGATAAGGCTGAAGGAAACAAGTTTGCGATGCTCGTAACGGCCCCGGCTTTTGATTTCAAAAATGTTTTTATCGGCGTTATAGCTTTTGAAGTGGATATGTCAGATATTTATAAACTTATTGATGACAGGACCGGCCTCGGTATAACCGGGGAGACCCTGATAGGCAAAAGAATAGACAATGACGTGATATACTTAAATCCTATAAGACATGAACCTGAAGCTGCGCTTAAGAAACACATTCCTCTTGGAGGGGAAGCCGGCGGCCCTATCCAGGAAGCGGTACAGGGCAGGGATGGAAGCGGGCAGTTAATAGATTACCGCGGGAAAAAAGTTATAGCTGCCTGGAGGCCTATACCGGCGCTTGACTGGGGAATGGTGGCAAAGATAGATGCTGAAGAAGCGTTTTCAGACGTAACACATTTGAAGCTGTTAGTTGTTATAATCGCTGTTATAATCGCAGTCCTTAGCGGGATTATGGCGTTTTCCATAGCTCAATCTATTTCAAGGCCGATAAATAGTTTGTCAAAAGGAGCTGAAATAGTTGGAAACGGGAACCTGGATTACCGCGTAGGAACCAGCCTTAAAGATGAGATAGGTCAGCTTTCAAGGACGTTTGATAAAATGACTTCAGACCTAAAAAATACTCTGGCTTCGCGCAATGAATTGAACGCTGAAATAGAAATGCGCAAGCAAACGGAACTCGACTTAAAGCGTTCTAACGAGAACCTGGAACAATTTGCTTACGTCGCATCGCATGACTTACAGGAGCCTTTAAGGATGATGGCAAGCTATTCCGAGCTCTTGGAAAGGCGGTACAAAAATAAGCTGGATGCGGATGCAGATGAATTTATAGCGTACATAGTCAACGGCGCAAAACGCATGCAGAAACTGATAAACGACCTTCTTGCCTACTCGCGGATAGGCCGCGGGGAAAAAACTTACGTGGAAATTGACACTGAATCTGTGTTGGAAAGGGTTTTAGAGATCATGGCCAAAACCATACAGGAAAGCAAAGCTGTCATAACACACGATAAACTTCCTGTTGTATTCGGAAACGAAAGCAATTTTATCCAGCTTTTCCAGAACCTGATAGGAAATGCCATAAAGTTCAGGGGTGAAGATTCTCCGCAGATTCATGTGGCCGCGAAAAAAGAGCCAGGTGAATGGTTGTTCTCGGTAAAAGATAACGGTATAGGTATTGAGCCCCAGTACAAAGACCGTATTTTCCTTATTTTTCAACGCCTGCACGGCAGGGATAAATACCCCGGGACAGGTATAGGCCTTTCAATCTGCAAAAAAATAGTTGAGACAGAAGGCGGAAGGATATGGCTTGATTCAGAACAGGGCAAAGGCACAACCTTTTACTTCACAGTGCCAATATCATCAAAATTCCCTCTACCTTTGGGGGAGAGGGCAGGGGTGAGGGGGTAA
- a CDS encoding endonuclease domain-containing protein, with protein sequence MKRNNIERSRHLRKNQTEGEMKLWSVLRNRSLEGAKFRRQFSVGRYILDFYSPEYKLAIEADGGQHYDEINKKRDERRGKELDQIGIRVLRFSNTDILNNIDGVCKVIIENIK encoded by the coding sequence ATGAAAAGAAATAATATTGAAAGGAGCCGCCATTTACGGAAGAATCAAACTGAAGGGGAAATGAAATTATGGTCGGTTTTGAGAAATAGGTCCCTGGAAGGCGCTAAGTTCAGAAGGCAATTTTCGGTTGGTAGATATATCTTGGACTTTTATTCTCCTGAATACAAATTAGCGATAGAGGCTGATGGCGGCCAACATTACGATGAGATAAATAAGAAACGCGATGAGAGAAGGGGTAAAGAGTTAGATCAAATTGGGATAAGAGTATTGAGATTTAGCAATACGGATATTTTGAATAATATTGACGGGGTATGCAAGGTGATAATAGAAAATATCAAGTAA